The following proteins come from a genomic window of Platichthys flesus chromosome 1, fPlaFle2.1, whole genome shotgun sequence:
- the LOC133951684 gene encoding cortexin domain-containing 1 protein-like encodes MEVEGTVEPAFVDVDQGLTLACIVFLCLLLMAMIIRCAKVIMDPYSAIPTSTWEEQHLDD; translated from the coding sequence ATGGAGGTGGAAGGCACAGTGGAGCCAGCCTTCGTGGATGTAGACCAGGGCCTGACTCTGGCCTGCATTGTCTTCCTCTGCCTACTGCTTATGGCCATGATCATCCGCTGTGCCAAGGTGATCATGGACCCCTACAGTGCAATCCCCACCTCCACATGGGAGGAACAGCACCTGGACGACTGA